The nucleotide window CTGACGCTGCAACCTTCCCCTCCTTTTCCGAGTTCTCATTAACTGACCTCAAAACCGCCACCAATAATTTCAGCTCTGAATTAATTGTGTCCGAAAGTGGGGAGAAGGCCCCCAATGTAGTGTACAAAGGCCGACTCCAGAACCGCCGCTGCATCGCTGTCAAGAAGTACTCTAGACTCGCCTGGCCTGACCCTAAGCTCTTTGCCGTAATTATGCTtaactaattaattttaaattttcaataaTAATCAGCTTGAATGTTTTTTTTTGAAGGAGGAAGCGTGGGGAGTTGGGAGGTTGCGAGGTTGCGGCATAAGAGGCTGGCTAATTTAATTGGGTATTGCTGCGATGGTGATGAGAGGTTGCTTGTGGCTGAATACATGCCTAATGATACTCTTGCTAAACATTTATTTCACTGTACGTTTTCTTGATCAAACTCTATAGAAGTAGAACCTTAGATTCTTTAGTAAAATGAATTCTAACTGAATCTATTACTCCTAATTATTTAATGTCCGATAGGCTGTTGATGGGCAATGTTGGACACTACAACAAGATCTATTTTAGTTACTCCCTCTGTTTTAATCTATacagcacggagtttaagaaagaaatttAGAGTTCGGAAACATGTGGTCTTAAATATGACATAAGTGGCTATAAAAGCTTGTCATATAAAATGGGAAGTTCAAGTTGAATATTTTTCAAACTTGAAAatgttttattctttcttcaGAAACTAATAAGGAATAGTGTCATTCTTTTGGAATGAAGGAGTATTTAATTATCGGCTCCTCACATGTCTCCTGTAATTCGCTGCTCCACAAATTGTGTCCAGGGGAAAGTCAGATGATTGAGTGGGCTATGCGCCTTCGAGTGGCACTTTCCTTAGCTGAAGCCTTGGAATATTGTACAAATGAAGGCCGTCCATTATACCATGACCTAAATGCTTATAGAGTTCTCTTTGACGAGGTATTATCAGGAACTATTTTCCCCTGTAATTGGAGAAACTTTTGCTCTAGTTCCTTCACTTAGTTAAAATATTGTATTTGTATCTTCAGCTTCTGCTAACAGGATGAGATTTCATACTTAACTGGTCTTTGTAGGATGGTGATCCACGACTTTCATGTTTTGGCCTAATGAAAAATAGTTGCGATGGGAAAAGTTATAGCACAAATCTTGCCTATACTCCTCCCGAATATTTAAGAAATGGTAAACATTTCTCAGCTTAGAAAAGTTATCAGTTTTCTTATGCTCTTACTTTATGAATGCAGTCAACTTATTGCACCTCAAATTCATATTATACCTTTTTGAATGAACCAAGATTCTACTTATGCATCATATTGCTATTTTCTTATGCTCCTATTCTGTCTCGCGGATGGTGAAGCTGAATATGAAATATTTTCTTCTGAAGTAGAAATGTTTAATGTACTCTATGTTGGGAGTACTAATAGGTCGTTAAGTGGATTCTAAATCAATGAATGTTTCAATTGTGTTTCCAATGGGCTTGTCATTAAACTATGTGAGAGACATGTGAAATCTGGAAATCTTTCAACTGCTTCCAGGAAAAAGAAGCAACTATATGTATTTTTTCATTTCTAAGTAATGGTGCCTGTAATATACTGTAGAACTGTTTTGTCGTGTAGCCATAGATGAACTACGTTCAACAATGAAGGTGAAGAAGAATCTTATCAATTGCAAACTTTCTTGAGACTTTTTGTTCGTCTTCATTATAAATGGTCTAGCAGTTGATGGTAAGTAATTAGTCTATCTGCAGTATAGGTTAATGTGTCCCTTAACGTGCATGAATGGTTCTTATATCTGAAACATGATCTTAATTGTATTCTCCAGGAAGGGTCACCCCTGAAAGTGTCATGTATAGCTTTGGCACGGTCCTTTTGGACCTTCTAAGTGGAAAGCATATTCCTCCAAGTCATGTGAGTTGCTCTCTCTCCCTATCACTCCCAGCAAATTAAAGTAAGATGTTGCATTTTCCTCTTTGTTGGTCTATCTTATCTATAATTTACTTATCTGTGATGGTGAAATTGCCATTAAGATTGTGAAATGGCATATTTTGATTTGATCTTTCACCCCTCAGTTGTGGGTGGCTCTGTTGCTTACGCCTGCTAACATGTCACTAAAAATTAACATGAAACTAAAGGGAGGAACCTTGTTGCAAAATTAGATGTTTCTCGGACAATTTTAATGTGGAACTACGATTGCACTACCTTTAAAGAATTATCTGAAATGGTGAGATTTTGTGTTGGGATGTAGGCACTTGACATGATACGGGGGAACAACATCATCCTTTTAATGGATTCACATCTGGAGGGTAATTTCTCCACAGAAGAAGCAACAGTTGTTGTTGGTCTTGCCTCACAATGTTTGCAATATGAACCTCGGGAGAGGCCGAGTACAAAGGATCTTGTTGCTACACTTGCTCCATTACAAACCAAAACTGAGGTAATGATCTAATTGGACCTTGATCAATTAACCCTAGAACAAAGATTCTTACTCCTAATCCCTATTTGAGGGGATTAAGACTCAAGAGCCTGGTTCCTAATCCTAACCAGATTGACCAAGGCTAGTAACTCATTCATCTGAGTTTATGTGTAGTCTCTCTCTCTTGGAACACGTGCCATCCAAATCTGTATTGTTAAGACTCTAAATTGTCAGGAGGTTGTCCTGATAATCCATAAGCAatataacaacaacccagtaagagcccacaagtggggtctggggagggtagtgtgtacgcagaccttacctctaccccgaggggtagagaggttgtttccggtagaccctcggctcaagaagacgaaaagagacaatacaTTAGTACCATCAACAAAAAaaccatagaaataataacatcaCAAGAACTAGTAAATAAATGGAAAGCAGAAATAATAACCAGTAAATAAGGCCTGACACTATGCAAACGAAAGAGTAGTGTAAATACAACATTGACCACTAGTAGTCTAATACTAAATCCTATCAGCCTAGCCTCACACTGGTAGACTAAATatgctcaactacctcctaacctacaaccttaatgctcgacctccacaacttcctattgagtgccatgtcctcggagatctgaagcctcgccatatcccttctgatcacctctccccaatacttcttaggccgccctctacctctcctcgtacccaccaacaagaggcggatctaggatttccGGAGGATAGGAGTACTATTACGTAGGGGATTTGATCCCCTAACCTTAGGCTATTGGAAATAAGAGCTC belongs to Nicotiana tabacum cultivar K326 chromosome 6, ASM71507v2, whole genome shotgun sequence and includes:
- the LOC107780390 gene encoding LOW QUALITY PROTEIN: serine/threonine-protein kinase BSK1-like (The sequence of the model RefSeq protein was modified relative to this genomic sequence to represent the inferred CDS: inserted 2 bases in 1 codon), yielding MPNDTLAKHLFHWESQMIEWAMRLRVALSLAEALEYCTNEGRPLYHDLNAYRVLFDEDGDPRLSCFGLMKNSCDGKSYSTNLAYTPPEYLRNGRVTPESVMYSFGTVLLDLLSGKHIPPSHALDMIRGNNIILLMDSHLEGNFSTEEATVVVGLASQCLQYEPRERPSTKDLVATLAPLQTKTEIPSYVMLGISKQEEAQPAPPAPPAPQLPPSPMGEACSRMDLTAIHQILVMTXYRDDEGTNELSFQEWTQQMRDMLEARKRGDYAFRDKEFKTAMDCYSQFVDVGTMVSPTVYARHSICYLMCDPPDAALRDAMQAQCVYPDWPTAFYMQSVALTKLDMHQDAADMLNEAAGLEEKKQKSWKGS